One window from the genome of Paracoccus zhejiangensis encodes:
- the radA gene encoding DNA repair protein RadA, whose protein sequence is MAKSVTAFTCTACGAAHKKWAGRCEACGAWNTIIEEAPLSQGPGRGLGATKGRAIPLAPLTSAEAPPPRSDSGMEELDRVLGGGLVPGSAILVGGDPGIGKSTLLLQGAAAFARKGLQAVYISGEEAGAQIRLRAQRLGLADAPVRLGTETNLRDILTTLDAERPDLAVIDSIQTLWSDQVEAAPGSVAQVRSAAHELVTFAKRRGVAVVLVGHVTKEGQIAGPRVVEHMVDTVLYFEGERGHQFRILRSVKNRFGPAGEIGVFEMTGAGLSEVANPSALFLSERGQPVAGSAVFAGIEGTRPVLTEIQALVAPSTLASPRRTVVGLDSGRVSTILAVLDARCGIPFAGLDVFLNVAGGMRVNEPAADLAIAGALLSAREDSALPADCVLFGEISLSGALRPVAQAENRLKEAQKLGFSQAILPEARKVEGVSGMSLMGIADLTGFVGEVFGAG, encoded by the coding sequence ATGGCCAAATCCGTCACCGCCTTCACCTGCACCGCCTGCGGCGCCGCCCACAAGAAATGGGCCGGGCGCTGCGAGGCCTGCGGGGCCTGGAACACCATCATCGAGGAAGCGCCCTTGTCACAGGGGCCGGGCCGGGGTCTTGGCGCCACCAAGGGCCGCGCCATCCCGCTGGCCCCGCTGACCAGCGCCGAGGCGCCGCCCCCGCGCAGCGACAGCGGCATGGAGGAACTGGACCGGGTGCTGGGCGGCGGGCTGGTGCCGGGCAGCGCCATTCTGGTCGGCGGCGATCCGGGCATCGGCAAGTCGACGCTGCTGTTGCAGGGCGCGGCGGCCTTCGCCCGAAAGGGCCTTCAGGCGGTCTATATCAGTGGCGAGGAGGCCGGGGCGCAGATCCGCCTGCGCGCGCAGCGTCTGGGGCTGGCGGATGCGCCGGTGCGACTGGGGACCGAGACCAACCTGCGCGACATCCTGACCACGCTGGATGCCGAACGCCCCGATCTGGCGGTGATCGACTCGATCCAGACGCTCTGGTCCGACCAGGTCGAGGCGGCGCCGGGATCGGTTGCGCAGGTGCGCAGCGCCGCGCATGAGCTGGTGACCTTCGCCAAGCGGCGTGGCGTCGCCGTGGTGCTGGTCGGCCATGTCACCAAGGAGGGCCAGATCGCCGGCCCCCGCGTGGTCGAGCATATGGTCGATACCGTGCTTTATTTCGAAGGCGAGCGCGGCCACCAGTTCCGCATCCTGCGCAGCGTCAAGAACCGCTTTGGCCCGGCGGGCGAGATCGGCGTCTTCGAGATGACCGGCGCGGGCCTGTCGGAAGTTGCCAACCCATCGGCCCTGTTCCTCTCCGAGCGCGGTCAGCCCGTCGCCGGCAGCGCCGTTTTCGCCGGGATCGAAGGCACTAGGCCGGTGCTGACCGAGATTCAGGCGCTGGTCGCCCCCTCGACGCTGGCCAGCCCGCGCCGCACCGTGGTCGGGCTGGACAGCGGCCGGGTCTCGACCATCCTTGCCGTGCTCGATGCGCGCTGCGGCATTCCCTTTGCCGGGCTCGATGTCTTCCTCAACGTCGCGGGCGGAATGCGGGTCAACGAACCCGCCGCCGATCTGGCGATTGCGGGGGCGCTGCTGAGCGCACGCGAAGATAGTGCGCTGCCCGCTGACTGTGTCCTCTTTGGCGAAATCAGCCTGTCCGGGGCGCTACGTCCCGTCGCTCAGGCCGAAAACAGGTTGAAAGAGGCGCAAAAACTTGGTTTTTCACAGGCGATTTTGCCCGAGGCCCGAAAGGTCGAGGGTGTAAGCGGCATGTCCTTGATGGGCATTGCCGATCTGACAGGATTTGTGGGCGAGGTGTTCGGCGCCGGCTGA